A single window of Liolophura sinensis isolate JHLJ2023 chromosome 6, CUHK_Ljap_v2, whole genome shotgun sequence DNA harbors:
- the LOC135468457 gene encoding zinc finger CCCH domain-containing protein 11A-like isoform X1 — protein sequence MDIQKDRSRIPCYWEKMPGGCTKPHCAFLHGSQEAEAHSTFSTQQKKGTVCENKENSDQSKLVVEALDASLDNYWQIVSDKPQVNPKPKIAPVVFNPWEEGSDQEMYSPEKKVEKKIDQLERQTALSEAVRPAPDIRQILPAQTEVKSNILSRLGRKRAGSDTLKDSSGPSEEKIPKELGQKAATNNRLKVTKNVPEQSKAPKNSDSGLTMKTKREIYVPPAKRSKKCTSPVKPPVKSQSTSHLKECENKSTPAILSGTSEIVVKSFDEIMREKRKRLALEKAAAKTNTSTQNKETKQTANSAAKRQPISLKKKVSVTLAASSSAKTVSAAVSSEVSAPKQTASEGASLKATVLDGAISGKSAVKGGNPQVSKSESAISKKTVCSGLKTKVSTEITTKGSKQPGEASKRVESSVSVRKVTGASPKGVESSGGVSRKESVEDSSKKLTEVPSTELTTKEAVMVEKSDKGLDIPQDKSDEHKADNDRISVASSKSQPDDVTKRKPSFETQRSKDSRLSLGSVGDDLDLFLLEDGDVKDVDHSEDILEKIEMLLQ from the exons ATGGATATCCAG AAAGATCGCTCCAGGATTCCATGTTACTGGGAGAAGATGCCAGGAGGATGTACCAAGCCTCACTGCGCCTTCCTACACGGTTCACAGGAAGCAGAGGCACACAGCACATTCTCAACACAGCAGAAGAAGGGCACTGTCTGCG AGAACAAGGAAAATTCCGATCAATCAAAATTGGTCGTAGAAGCATTGGATGCATCATTGGATAATTACTGGCAGATCGTATCTGACAAGCCACAGGTCAACCCCAAGCCTAAAATTGCTCCTGTTGTCTTTAACCCTTGGGAAGAGG GCTCAGACCAGGAAATGTACTCTCCAGAGAAGAAGGTGGAGAAGAAAATAGATCAGCTAGAGAGACAGACAGCTCTGTCTGAAGCAGTCAGGCCTGCACCTGATATCAGGCAGATCCTGCCAGCACAGACAG AAGTGAAGTCTAACATTCTTTCAAGGCTAGGACGTAAACGTGCTGGCAGTGACACTTTAAAGGATAGCAGTGGCCCTTCTGAAGAGAAGATTCCTAAGGAATTAGGGCAAAAAGCTGCAACTAACAACAGGCTAAAAGTCACTAAGAATGTACCAGAACAAAGTAAAG CACCAAAGAACAGTGACAGTGGATTGACGATGAAGACAAAAAGAGAGATATATGTGCCTCCAGCTAAGAGAAGTAAGAAAT GCACAAGTCCAGTCAAACCACCAGTGAAAAGCCAGAGTACAAGCCATCTGAAGGAATGTGAGAACAAATCAACCCCAGCAATCTTATCG GGAACATCAGAAATTGTGGTTAAATCCTTCGATGAAATAATGAGGGAGAAGCGCAAAAGATTAGCTCTTGAAAAAGCAGCAGCCAAAACGAATAcgtctacacagaataaagaaACAAAGCAAACTGCAAACTCTG CGGCAAAGCGGCAACCAATATCCCTCAAGAAAAAGGTCAGCGTTACTCTGGCAGCTTCTTCAAGTGCTAAAACTGTCTCAGCAGCAGTTTCATCAGAAGTGTCTGCACCAAAACAGACAGCCTCTGAAGGGGCTTCATTAAAAGCAACTGTATTGGATGGAGCCATATCTGGCAAGTCAGCAGTAAAGGGAGGCAATCCACAAGTGTCCAAATCTGAAAGTGCTATTTCAAAGAAGACTGTGTGTTCAGGACTAAAAACAAAGGTTTCTACAGAAATTACTACTAAAGGGTCAAAACAACCAGGAGAGGCATCAAAGAGAGTAGAATCTTCTGTGTCTGTAAGAAAAGTGACAGGGGCATCTCCAAAAGGAGTCGAATCATCAGGAGGTGTTTCAAGAAAAGAGTCTGTGGAAGATTCTTCTAAAAAGTTGACTGAAGTTCCATCAACAGAGTTGACAACAAAGGAGGCTGTTATGGTGGAGAAGTCGGACAAAGGACTTGATATACCGCAAGATAAAAGCGATGAACACAAAGCTGACAATGATAGAATATCTGTGGCATCATCAAAGTCACAACCAGATGATGTCACGAAGAGAAAACCTTCCTTTGAAACACAACG GTCCAAGGACTCGCGGCTGTCCCTGGGGAGTGTGGGAGATGACCTGGATCTGTTTTTGTTGGAAGATGGCGACGTTAAAGATGTTGACCATAGCGAGGATATTCTTGAGAAAATTGAAATGCTGCTACAGTAG
- the LOC135468457 gene encoding zinc finger CCCH domain-containing protein 11A-like isoform X2: protein MDIQKDRSRIPCYWEKMPGGCTKPHCAFLHGSQEAEAHSTFSTQQKKGTVCENKENSDQSKLVVEALDASLDNYWQIVSDKPQVNPKPKIAPVVFNPWEEGSDQEMYSPEKKVEKKIDQLERQTALSEAVRPAPDIRQILPAQTEVKSNILSRLGRKRAGSDTLKDSSGPSEEKIPKELGQKAATNNRLKVTKNVPEQSKAPKNSDSGLTMKTKREIYVPPAKRSTSPVKPPVKSQSTSHLKECENKSTPAILSGTSEIVVKSFDEIMREKRKRLALEKAAAKTNTSTQNKETKQTANSAAKRQPISLKKKVSVTLAASSSAKTVSAAVSSEVSAPKQTASEGASLKATVLDGAISGKSAVKGGNPQVSKSESAISKKTVCSGLKTKVSTEITTKGSKQPGEASKRVESSVSVRKVTGASPKGVESSGGVSRKESVEDSSKKLTEVPSTELTTKEAVMVEKSDKGLDIPQDKSDEHKADNDRISVASSKSQPDDVTKRKPSFETQRSKDSRLSLGSVGDDLDLFLLEDGDVKDVDHSEDILEKIEMLLQ from the exons ATGGATATCCAG AAAGATCGCTCCAGGATTCCATGTTACTGGGAGAAGATGCCAGGAGGATGTACCAAGCCTCACTGCGCCTTCCTACACGGTTCACAGGAAGCAGAGGCACACAGCACATTCTCAACACAGCAGAAGAAGGGCACTGTCTGCG AGAACAAGGAAAATTCCGATCAATCAAAATTGGTCGTAGAAGCATTGGATGCATCATTGGATAATTACTGGCAGATCGTATCTGACAAGCCACAGGTCAACCCCAAGCCTAAAATTGCTCCTGTTGTCTTTAACCCTTGGGAAGAGG GCTCAGACCAGGAAATGTACTCTCCAGAGAAGAAGGTGGAGAAGAAAATAGATCAGCTAGAGAGACAGACAGCTCTGTCTGAAGCAGTCAGGCCTGCACCTGATATCAGGCAGATCCTGCCAGCACAGACAG AAGTGAAGTCTAACATTCTTTCAAGGCTAGGACGTAAACGTGCTGGCAGTGACACTTTAAAGGATAGCAGTGGCCCTTCTGAAGAGAAGATTCCTAAGGAATTAGGGCAAAAAGCTGCAACTAACAACAGGCTAAAAGTCACTAAGAATGTACCAGAACAAAGTAAAG CACCAAAGAACAGTGACAGTGGATTGACGATGAAGACAAAAAGAGAGATATATGTGCCTCCAGCTAAGAGAA GCACAAGTCCAGTCAAACCACCAGTGAAAAGCCAGAGTACAAGCCATCTGAAGGAATGTGAGAACAAATCAACCCCAGCAATCTTATCG GGAACATCAGAAATTGTGGTTAAATCCTTCGATGAAATAATGAGGGAGAAGCGCAAAAGATTAGCTCTTGAAAAAGCAGCAGCCAAAACGAATAcgtctacacagaataaagaaACAAAGCAAACTGCAAACTCTG CGGCAAAGCGGCAACCAATATCCCTCAAGAAAAAGGTCAGCGTTACTCTGGCAGCTTCTTCAAGTGCTAAAACTGTCTCAGCAGCAGTTTCATCAGAAGTGTCTGCACCAAAACAGACAGCCTCTGAAGGGGCTTCATTAAAAGCAACTGTATTGGATGGAGCCATATCTGGCAAGTCAGCAGTAAAGGGAGGCAATCCACAAGTGTCCAAATCTGAAAGTGCTATTTCAAAGAAGACTGTGTGTTCAGGACTAAAAACAAAGGTTTCTACAGAAATTACTACTAAAGGGTCAAAACAACCAGGAGAGGCATCAAAGAGAGTAGAATCTTCTGTGTCTGTAAGAAAAGTGACAGGGGCATCTCCAAAAGGAGTCGAATCATCAGGAGGTGTTTCAAGAAAAGAGTCTGTGGAAGATTCTTCTAAAAAGTTGACTGAAGTTCCATCAACAGAGTTGACAACAAAGGAGGCTGTTATGGTGGAGAAGTCGGACAAAGGACTTGATATACCGCAAGATAAAAGCGATGAACACAAAGCTGACAATGATAGAATATCTGTGGCATCATCAAAGTCACAACCAGATGATGTCACGAAGAGAAAACCTTCCTTTGAAACACAACG GTCCAAGGACTCGCGGCTGTCCCTGGGGAGTGTGGGAGATGACCTGGATCTGTTTTTGTTGGAAGATGGCGACGTTAAAGATGTTGACCATAGCGAGGATATTCTTGAGAAAATTGAAATGCTGCTACAGTAG
- the LOC135469044 gene encoding ciliary microtubule-associated protein 3-like isoform X1 has protein sequence MPAAFVVFASPGQDSNMEVSKKPKVAFNTTMNREMFPHEMPPNRFGNELIPIRGAPHRGPGCYENEDKTNFWYQIENKINSTKGYTLGARTAKRGPPLKAFLTPSPMAYQTDRTEPRVFTKSFKPFNVAADRFQVFKRDLTEVMPGPGTYEQDIPCSRQVQWHQSFGGAPIMLPDVQVKSTIEKNTDKLYSTKEEKKYHRKLAYLKLYY, from the exons ATGCCAGCGGCTTTTGTTGTCTTCGCTTCTCCAGGACAAGATTCAAACATGGAAG TCTCAAAAAAGCCAAAGGTTGCGTTCAACACCACAATGAACCGTGAGATGTTTCCTCATGAAATGCCACCCAATCGGTTTGGAAATGAACTTATTCCAATCCGAGGGGCACCACACAGAGGACCTGGATGTTATGAAAATGAGGAC AAAACTAACTTTTGGTACCAAATTGAGAACAAAATCAACAGTACAAAGGGCTACACACTTGGGGCCAGAACAGCTAAAAGGGGACCACCGCTAAAGGCT TTTTTGACACCCAGCCCTATGGCTTACCAGACGGATCGTACTGAGCCCAGGGTGTTCACGAAATCCTTCAAACCATTTAATGTGGCTGCAGACAGATTCCAAGTGTTCAAGAGGGATCTCACAGAGGTTATGCCAGG GCCAGGTACATACGAGCAGGACATCCCGTGCTCTCGGCAGGTACAGTGGCACCAGTCCTTTGGGGGAGCTCCCATCATGTTACCAGATGTACAGGTTAAGAGCACCATTGAGAAAAACACAGATAAG CTTTACAGTACAAAAGAAGAGaagaaatatcacagaaaattgGCTTACCTGAAGTTGTATTATTAA
- the LOC135469044 gene encoding ciliary microtubule-associated protein 3-like isoform X2, protein MDAVVSKKPKVAFNTTMNREMFPHEMPPNRFGNELIPIRGAPHRGPGCYENEDKTNFWYQIENKINSTKGYTLGARTAKRGPPLKAFLTPSPMAYQTDRTEPRVFTKSFKPFNVAADRFQVFKRDLTEVMPGPGTYEQDIPCSRQVQWHQSFGGAPIMLPDVQVKSTIEKNTDKLYSTKEEKKYHRKLAYLKLYY, encoded by the exons ATGGATGCGGTCG TCTCAAAAAAGCCAAAGGTTGCGTTCAACACCACAATGAACCGTGAGATGTTTCCTCATGAAATGCCACCCAATCGGTTTGGAAATGAACTTATTCCAATCCGAGGGGCACCACACAGAGGACCTGGATGTTATGAAAATGAGGAC AAAACTAACTTTTGGTACCAAATTGAGAACAAAATCAACAGTACAAAGGGCTACACACTTGGGGCCAGAACAGCTAAAAGGGGACCACCGCTAAAGGCT TTTTTGACACCCAGCCCTATGGCTTACCAGACGGATCGTACTGAGCCCAGGGTGTTCACGAAATCCTTCAAACCATTTAATGTGGCTGCAGACAGATTCCAAGTGTTCAAGAGGGATCTCACAGAGGTTATGCCAGG GCCAGGTACATACGAGCAGGACATCCCGTGCTCTCGGCAGGTACAGTGGCACCAGTCCTTTGGGGGAGCTCCCATCATGTTACCAGATGTACAGGTTAAGAGCACCATTGAGAAAAACACAGATAAG CTTTACAGTACAAAAGAAGAGaagaaatatcacagaaaattgGCTTACCTGAAGTTGTATTATTAA
- the LOC135467820 gene encoding general transcription factor IIH subunit 1-like: MAKSSEDVLLIINDVRCKKTSGALYMMGERMAWMPENKNSFSCSYMYEDIKSQKISPDSRDKVQLQVVMHDGGANTFHFANPMGRDAQKQDRDGVKELLLQLLPKFRRKVSSELEEKNRLFQDDPVLYQLYKDLVVSQIITSEEFWRNRALKLASSQPKEDSQKQTVGVSAAFLADIKPETDGCNGVNYNLTADIIESIFRTYPMVKKKHAENVPYKMTESEFWTNFFQSHYFHRDRTSLSKDLFSECAKRDDEDIRKEISKTVNNSLLDLTQLKDNITDEEFGKNGEDGRSSNNLANLSLIRRFNHHSTMVLKACESQGEGPSASTSGQANGDKDTSVNNKRKGKPTDNGLQSSTSADTQASNRPAAKKVKLKNAELEDLVDEGKVQSASLRLSKMERYLHGPTPVTATTYTTGQDFLQASETVSREINQWQPQIQQSLSGTSALCVLGELSPGGALMTTTSQHQLQQMVSSQVQVELQQLYNALCELLRHFWSCFPTSNKCLEEKVVKMRATLERFENAKLQQFKDKISHSHYNVNLLGHMEAMLQAAYGKFDTWQARRQKKR, encoded by the exons ATGGCTAAATCCTCAGAAGATGTCCTGCTCATCATAAATGATGTGCGATGTAAAAAGACAAGTGGCGCACTCTATATGATGGGAGAGAGGATGGCTTGGATGCCAGAGAACAAAAACAGTTTCTCCTGTAGCTATATGTATGAAGATATTAAGA GTCAGAAGATATCTCCAGACAGCAGAGACAAAGTACAGTTACAAGTGGTGATGCATGATGGAGGGGCCAACACGTTTCACTTCGCTAACCCCATGGGACGAGATGCACAGAAACAGGATAGAGATGGTGTGAAAGAGTTATTACTACAGCTTCTTCCAAAGTTTCGGAGAAAAGTCAGCAGTGAACTGGAAGAGAAAAATCG tCTATTTCAGGATGACCCGGTATTATATCAGCTGTACAAAGACTTAGTGGTCAGTCAGATTATCACCTCAGAGGAGTTCTGGAGAAATCGAGCCTTG AAATTGGCATCATCTCAACCCAAAGAAGACAGCCAGAAGCAAACTGTGGGAGTGTCGGCTGCTTTTTTG gcTGACATCAAGCCAGAAACAGATGGCTGTAATGGGGTGAACTATAATCTAACAGCTGATATCATAGAATCTATATTTAGAACATATCCCATGG TAAAAAAGAAACATGCTGAAAATGTACCATACAAGATGACAGAAAGTGAATTTTGGACCAATTTTttccagtcacattattttcATCGTGATCGAACCAGCTTGagtaaagatttattttcagagTGTGCTAAGAGAGATGATGAAG ATATACGAAAAGAAATTTCCAAAACGGTCAATAATTCTCTACTGGATTTAACTCAGTTGAAAGATAACATAACAGATGAG GAGTTTGGGAAGAATGGAGAAGACGGCAGATCAAGTAATAACTTAGCCAACTTGTCATTGATACGAAGGTTTAATCATCACTCCACCATGGTATTAAAGGCATGTGAATCTCAAGGTGAAGGGCCAAGTGCATCAACGAGTGGACAAGCAAATGGTGATAAGGACACTAGTgtaaacaataaaagaaaaggGAAGCCAACTGATAATGGACTGCAGTCAAGCACCAGTGCAGATACTCAGGCTTCCAACAGACCAGCTGCTAAAAAG GTCAAACttaaaaatgcggaattggaaGATTTGGTCGATGAGGGTAAAGTGCAGTCAGCTTCTTTGAGGTTATCCAAGATGGAACGTTATTTGCATGGCCCCACACCAGTTACAGCAACCACCTATACAACAGGACAAGATTTTCTACAAGCTTCTGAAACCGTCTCAAGAGAAATCAACCAATGGCAACCTCAGATTCAACAA AGTTTGTCAGGCACATCAGCTTTATGTGTTCTGGGAGAATTGTCACCAGGTGGCGCCCTCATGACTACAACAAGCCAACATCAGTTACAGC AAATGGTATCCAGCCAGGTACAGGTGGAGCTGCAGCAGTTATACAACGCACTCTGTGAACTACTCAGGCACTTCTGGTCCTGTTTTCCTACCTCCAACAAGTGCCTTGAAGAGAAG GTTGTTAAAATGCGAGCCACTCTGGAGAGATTTGAAAATGCCAAGTTACAGCAGTTTAAAGATAAAATAAGTCATAGTCActacaatgtaaat TTACTGGGTCATATGGAAGCTATGCTACAGGCTGCCTACGGCAAGTTTGACACCTGGCAAGCAAGACGACAAAAGAAGAGATGA